The following nucleotide sequence is from Sander vitreus isolate 19-12246 chromosome 11, sanVit1, whole genome shotgun sequence.
TCAACGCTCAGTGTTGTTCAAAATACCCTCCCACGCCCTCCCCCATTCCAGATGGGGATTCGGTCATAATAATTGCTCACATTCTTCATTTGTCACTCTAAGAAGGCTTTTAGTCTCTCTCAAATCTCTCCGCTTGTAACTTTAAGATCTAGCCTTGAGAGAGAACCACTTTTATTTACAtcattcagcaaaaaaaaaaaaaggtaacaaCTAATACAATCCTCCACCTCCTACTCTTCCATTGCCTTCTAAAATTGACATCACCTAAAATCCAGACACAggcacagtgttttttttgtatctatAGCTAAGTATATTGTCGCCACTGATAAGCTGTTTTGTTTCTTCTTGGTAAGACATTCTAGTTGATATGTCCAAGGGTTATTTGGCAAATGTTTGATGATTCAATTCTCTTCTCTGAAACCAACCCCCCCACAAAGCATCTCAAGATCGTCCCCCTCCACCACCGTGCTGTAAACCAACGCACGTCCCGCTGGCTGCATCCTTCTGAGAGATAAATATGTGCAAATTCTTGTCTTAACAGCGTAACCTCCTGCTGTAGAAGGCAATGTTTAGCTCTGCTGCTGTAGCAGAACTGAAAAATGGTCagtaagtcagtcagtcagtgcagACCAGGCTACGCCGACGGGCCAGCGCTGTGCGAGGGGGGCTGAGCAAGTGCAGCGGTGCTTGGGGGTCCCGGTGTGGCAGATGTTGAAGGGGCAGGCGGTGAGCCGGTCTGAACCTGGGCCTGGAACTGGGCCATCTGCTCTGGGCTGGCCAGTGTCTTCAACAGGGTGTTCTCCTGCTCCAACTGAGAGTTGCGGTCAATCAGCTCCTTGATCTGCTCCTTTAGGACCTCCACCTCCTCACGCACGGCATACATCAGGTGACTCTTCACCAGGtcctgagacagacagagagatgggtTTTATGACTGGAATATATCGACAAATTCACATAAAAGAAAAGTCAGGCACTAATCTATGGCCCAATCGTTATgtttcagatttatttattgtatatttaaTTTCTGACATCGTGAAAAATCTAACTCAAACAACAACTATATATTAGGCTAACCCATGTGCGGTCCTGGCCCCAAAGGTGGTAAAGTGCACTTACAGGACAATAAAGTCCACATAAAAAGCTGTTCAATATATTGCACATGGGCAAAATCGtacatattaaacatatatacgtttaagacattaaaaaaacGGTTTCCTAAATTTaacaacaatacattttgggCTTATCCGGTGTGGATATAAAAGATTTTATAAACATTGCTGCTCAGAGATTTTGTAGTGATATGGGTAAGCTGTTTCTCAAACTGTGTTGCACTCTCTGGCCTTGTAATCTATTACAATATGAAACCGGtcattccttttttctttttcaatttacATTAAAGAATAACgctaatgaaaataaacaaactgtGTAACAACTAGTCGTCATGTCatacagcaagaaaaaaaaatatttataagaATACAGACGATTTTATGTGTTACTGTATATGTGAATGTCCATTACTGGAATATGTCACTAAATATGCATACAAACTAAACCTGCATAATGACACAAGTGGAAACAGATATTTAAAAGTGATGCAATATTAAATCTTAAGCTGGTGATAATAATACAATTGATGATAAAGAGAAAATGTGAGTATTCCTAGGGTGCCACATCATTAACCCCGCCCACATTTAAGTGTGGGCCAATCAAAGGCCGAGATATTTATAACCAGGCTGAGAGCCTTCCAGTTTGCCTAGCAACAGAGCTGCAGCGACAACAGAGACAGactgaaacagaaaataaaactctgTTTCATTTTATGGGAAAGGGGATGTGAATTATAATTGAATACCACTACTGATCCAACAAATGTATTGCATtatgaaaaaagagagataaaAAACACTTAGCACGGTCGTGACGTTGTCTCAAACTGGTTACAGCGGTTAGTTTGAGGTAGCTACCGTTACTATATTGTGTAGTGGACGCTAGATACATCTTTACCAATGGCCTACTGAAGATGgcaatatttatataattgCAGTATTACAAACTGGGTGTCTGGCGTGACATTTCCCGGAAAAAATGCTGTTGGTACAGTGTTTTTCTATTGTGTAAACACATAACAAACGAAACTAAGCACACAGTTCTGAAAACTTGAAGCTCATGTTTCAACAACAAGACTCCAGggcatagaaatagaatgagatTCATTCCATTTCTATGCTCCAGAATGCTAAACTCTCAGCACAATTCCATTGTTTTCACTCAAATACAAATTCCAAATCAACCAGGACTGGATACTTAAGGATTGCCACTTTaaatgaagacacacacacacacacacacacgtccctGTCCCGCACACGTATTAAACTACGCAGACAAGAGCCTGCAACGGAATGCAATCTACTTCATCACAATATTCCCAGAAAATGTCCTTACGATGTCCTAtctttcaaacaaacaaaacaaacatccattCCGTTGTGTTGTATTGTATGGATTAAAAGGCATTCCAGTAGTCGACATTTCCCACAgtgtaaagaaaagaaacaagtt
It contains:
- the tsc22d1 gene encoding TSC22 domain family protein 1 isoform X3, encoding MSSMNTPCYTVAMDLGVCQLRHFSISFLSSLLSADVKLDNSSSGASVVAIDNKIEQAMDLVKSHLMYAVREEVEVLKEQIKELIDRNSQLEQENTLLKTLASPEQMAQFQAQVQTGSPPAPSTSATPGPPSTAALAQPPSHSAGPSA